The following proteins come from a genomic window of Pseudomonas sp. Z8(2022):
- the ispH gene encoding 4-hydroxy-3-methylbut-2-enyl diphosphate reductase, with translation MHIKLANPRGFCAGVDRAIEIVNRALEVFGPPIYVRHEVVHNKFVVEDLRARGAVFVEELDQVPDDVIVIFSAHGVSKAVRDEAARRGLKVFDATCPLVTKVHMEVVRYSREGRECILIGHEGHPEVEGTMGQYDASNGGAIYLVEDEEDVAELQVRNPDNLAFVTQTTLSMDDTSKVIDALRAKFPAIGGPRKDDICYATQNRQDAVKQLASECDVLLVVGSPNSSNSNRLRELAERMGTPAYLIDGAEDLKREWFEGTKGIGITAGASAPEVLVRGVVDQLRAWGAEGETELDGRPENITFSMPKELRVKAL, from the coding sequence ATGCATATCAAACTCGCCAACCCCCGCGGCTTCTGCGCAGGCGTCGATCGCGCCATCGAGATCGTCAACCGCGCGCTGGAAGTGTTCGGCCCACCGATCTACGTGCGCCATGAAGTGGTGCACAACAAGTTCGTGGTCGAGGATCTGCGTGCCCGTGGCGCGGTATTCGTCGAAGAGCTGGATCAGGTGCCGGACGACGTCATTGTCATATTCAGTGCCCACGGGGTTTCCAAGGCCGTGCGCGACGAGGCGGCCCGCCGTGGTCTGAAAGTCTTCGACGCCACCTGCCCGCTGGTGACCAAGGTGCATATGGAAGTGGTGCGCTACAGCCGTGAGGGGCGCGAGTGCATCCTCATTGGCCATGAAGGTCACCCGGAAGTCGAAGGCACCATGGGCCAGTACGACGCGAGCAATGGTGGCGCCATCTACTTGGTTGAAGACGAGGAGGACGTTGCCGAATTGCAGGTGCGCAATCCCGATAACCTGGCGTTCGTCACCCAGACCACCCTGTCGATGGACGACACCAGCAAGGTGATCGACGCCCTGCGGGCCAAGTTCCCGGCCATCGGCGGTCCACGCAAGGACGACATTTGCTACGCAACGCAGAATCGTCAGGATGCGGTCAAGCAACTGGCCAGTGAATGCGATGTGCTGCTGGTGGTGGGCAGCCCGAACAGCTCCAACTCCAACCGCCTGCGCGAACTGGCCGAGCGCATGGGCACACCAGCCTACCTGATCGACGGCGCCGAAGACCTCAAGCGTGAGTGGTTCGAAGGTACGAAAGGGATCGGCATCACGGCCGGGGCGTCGGCACCTGAGGTGCTGGTGCGCGGGGTGGTCGACCAGTTGCGCGCCTGGGGGGCGGAAGGGGAGACAGAGCTGGACGGAAGGCCGGAGAACATCACGTTCTCGATGCCGAAGGAGTTGCGGGTTAAGGCGTTATAG
- a CDS encoding pilus assembly protein — protein MNRFLSSSLAKTISYALFGTTLLSAADAYATVSQSPLSLTVGVPPNLILTLDESGSMSWGFVPDTVESSVISGSNITRLYAAPAFNPMYYNPNTQYTIPPFFDVNGDEVQLSTSFTSAPINGFRPNDGTLNLADYYRPTGKEYRMPTGAHNRLNGPAADFQVDISFSSNGTKTATSAAGINFEVTRSGSFTLNYTCQIKTGGPVTDTTNFSCSRSNNTYTARTPAYYYIFDQSLSGCNNSISNTSCYKLKFVEDSEKENFAVWYSFYRTRALATLSATSLSFAQLSPAIRMTWQNLDTCKTFNGGDTTNCKDNRFRQYDQQHKGQFYSWLKDIYFNKGTPLPAAMKRAGEFLKQDVAWQKYPNSRDSSNRNTTDNTYACRASYHILMTDGMWNETATNPASFKHDGNNIDLPDGKVYTNKHPYYDSQSSTLADLAMHYWATDLNPNLNNKLPAYIPFKSGDTTTDYWDPRNDPATWQHMTNFVMGLGLTNSLNRSDIPWEGSTHSGAGYEALAAGTVNWPQASSGSNNNVYDLWHSAINSRGEFFSADSPEAMVQAFDDVLSRIADRKSTAARPAINSGQISTDEDDNGVVKTVSYQTSYASDDNWSGDVKRFEKGWNSQTNTFETQEIWSAKNQVPGAASRRIKIAGDSNSGLVDFTWANAGSSGTVGTLAYFLSRDPENGNVVDSKGSQRLDYLRGVRTGEGTTFRQRSGVLGDFYSSTPAVVSGPRYLIDFSNRLEGNTAYSTFAQSIAERRPRIYVGGNDGMLHGFNANTGVEEFAFIPTEVFHKLNKLTGANYSHEFYVDGPPVVADVFNGTEWRTILVGTLKAGGKSIFALDVTTPGEEELLWEFNDSDLPDHAEARMGYSFSQPTIARLHTGTWAVVFGNGYESANNTNGKAALFIVDAMEGTLLKSLEVSGVEGVANGLSTPKLGDYNGDGVADYAYAGDLQGNVWRFDLLRNGRTDSTPFTREDDGDTAIDDFEVAYDGEPLFSATSSNNDSRQPITSAPSLVRHPTGVGYLVIFGTGKFFETNDKDGDKTMPQTVYGIWDKQTLGEEASAPNITRSSLQEQEITNQVTVAADGSSRQGLVISNNAIDWSGSPTQAAQNGWWLDLRKSEGEMVVENMSQLGRTVFFQTLIPNDDPCGDGATNWTFAINPFTGGRTPHNAFDYTPTSDVGTNNISAIRQDGEGGGTLSQNSDNSFQYCTGQECTNIYPDPSSIGRQSWRRVGLE, from the coding sequence ATGAACCGTTTCCTTAGCTCTTCTCTCGCCAAGACTATTTCATATGCCTTGTTTGGTACTACGCTGCTGAGTGCCGCCGACGCCTATGCTACCGTCTCGCAAAGCCCGCTCAGCCTTACCGTGGGCGTTCCACCGAATCTTATTCTGACACTGGACGAATCCGGCAGTATGTCCTGGGGTTTTGTCCCGGATACAGTAGAAAGTAGTGTTATCAGCGGGTCCAACATTACACGCCTTTACGCAGCCCCTGCGTTCAACCCGATGTATTACAATCCCAACACCCAATACACGATCCCACCATTTTTCGACGTCAATGGCGACGAGGTACAACTATCCACTAGCTTCACCAGCGCGCCAATCAACGGTTTCAGACCAAATGACGGGACGCTTAATCTTGCGGATTATTACCGACCGACGGGCAAGGAATATCGCATGCCCACGGGAGCCCATAACCGGCTCAACGGCCCGGCTGCCGATTTCCAAGTGGACATCAGCTTCTCATCAAATGGCACTAAGACTGCGACCAGTGCCGCGGGAATTAATTTCGAAGTAACACGTTCAGGAAGCTTTACCCTTAATTACACCTGCCAGATAAAAACTGGCGGACCGGTTACAGACACCACTAATTTCTCCTGTTCAAGAAGCAATAATACCTACACAGCCAGAACCCCTGCCTACTACTACATATTTGATCAGTCTCTTTCCGGCTGCAACAACTCAATATCCAACACCAGCTGCTACAAACTTAAGTTTGTAGAGGATAGTGAAAAGGAGAATTTTGCGGTCTGGTATTCTTTTTACAGAACCAGAGCTCTGGCAACTCTCTCCGCTACCAGTTTGTCCTTTGCCCAACTGTCGCCGGCAATCCGCATGACATGGCAGAACCTCGATACCTGCAAGACGTTCAATGGCGGAGACACGACAAACTGCAAGGACAACCGTTTCCGGCAGTATGACCAGCAGCATAAAGGGCAGTTCTATAGCTGGCTGAAGGATATTTACTTCAACAAAGGGACGCCACTGCCTGCAGCCATGAAGAGAGCGGGTGAATTTCTAAAACAGGATGTTGCCTGGCAAAAATACCCAAACAGCCGCGATTCCTCCAACAGAAATACAACTGACAACACCTACGCCTGCCGGGCCAGCTACCACATTCTGATGACCGATGGCATGTGGAATGAGACAGCGACCAATCCTGCTTCCTTCAAGCACGACGGCAACAACATAGATCTGCCTGACGGCAAAGTCTATACGAACAAACACCCCTACTATGACAGCCAGAGCAGCACACTCGCAGACTTGGCGATGCATTATTGGGCAACGGATCTTAATCCTAATCTCAACAATAAGCTGCCGGCTTACATTCCATTCAAGAGTGGAGACACCACTACAGACTATTGGGATCCTCGTAACGACCCTGCAACCTGGCAGCACATGACCAATTTTGTCATGGGACTTGGCTTAACCAACTCGCTGAACAGATCCGATATTCCGTGGGAAGGCAGCACTCATTCAGGCGCCGGCTATGAAGCTCTTGCTGCAGGCACGGTAAATTGGCCACAGGCATCCAGTGGTAGCAACAACAATGTCTACGACCTCTGGCACTCGGCTATCAATTCCCGAGGTGAATTCTTCAGCGCCGACAGTCCGGAAGCAATGGTCCAGGCGTTCGATGATGTCCTCTCGCGTATTGCTGACCGCAAATCGACAGCCGCTCGGCCGGCTATTAACTCAGGCCAAATCAGCACGGATGAGGATGATAATGGCGTTGTAAAAACCGTTTCCTATCAGACTTCCTACGCCAGTGACGACAACTGGTCTGGTGATGTGAAGCGCTTTGAAAAAGGGTGGAACTCGCAGACCAATACCTTTGAAACACAGGAAATCTGGAGTGCCAAGAACCAGGTTCCCGGCGCAGCAAGCCGAAGAATAAAAATTGCGGGCGATAGCAACAGCGGGCTGGTGGACTTCACCTGGGCGAATGCGGGGTCAAGCGGAACCGTAGGCACGCTGGCCTATTTCCTGAGCCGTGACCCGGAAAACGGCAACGTCGTGGATAGCAAAGGCTCGCAACGCCTCGATTATTTGCGTGGTGTCCGTACGGGTGAAGGTACTACTTTCCGCCAACGCAGCGGTGTACTGGGAGACTTTTACTCCTCTACACCGGCGGTCGTTTCCGGCCCGCGTTATCTGATCGATTTTTCCAACCGACTGGAAGGCAACACAGCCTACAGCACCTTTGCTCAGAGCATTGCCGAACGTCGTCCCCGTATATACGTGGGCGGAAACGATGGCATGCTCCATGGATTCAATGCCAATACCGGTGTCGAAGAATTCGCGTTCATTCCTACTGAGGTATTTCACAAGCTCAACAAGCTGACCGGTGCCAATTACAGCCATGAGTTCTATGTCGATGGTCCGCCTGTTGTCGCTGATGTATTCAACGGCACCGAGTGGCGCACCATTCTCGTGGGTACACTCAAGGCTGGCGGCAAATCCATATTCGCCCTGGATGTAACAACCCCCGGCGAAGAGGAGCTGTTGTGGGAATTTAATGACAGCGACCTACCAGACCATGCAGAAGCCAGAATGGGCTACAGCTTCTCCCAGCCGACCATTGCTCGCTTGCACACTGGGACCTGGGCTGTTGTGTTTGGCAACGGTTATGAAAGCGCCAACAATACCAATGGCAAGGCAGCACTATTTATTGTCGACGCCATGGAAGGGACTCTTCTCAAGAGCCTTGAAGTTTCTGGTGTAGAAGGCGTAGCCAATGGTCTGTCCACACCCAAGCTCGGTGATTACAACGGCGACGGTGTAGCCGATTACGCCTATGCAGGCGACCTGCAAGGCAACGTCTGGCGTTTCGATCTGCTACGAAACGGCCGCACTGACAGCACCCCTTTCACTCGGGAGGATGATGGTGATACAGCTATTGATGACTTCGAAGTAGCCTATGACGGTGAGCCGCTGTTCAGCGCCACCTCAAGCAACAACGATAGCCGGCAACCCATTACGTCTGCTCCCAGCCTGGTTCGCCACCCAACCGGTGTTGGATACCTGGTGATCTTTGGCACGGGCAAGTTCTTCGAAACCAATGACAAGGACGGCGACAAAACGATGCCCCAGACCGTTTATGGCATCTGGGACAAGCAGACGCTTGGCGAAGAGGCAAGCGCTCCAAATATCACTCGCAGCAGTCTGCAGGAACAGGAAATTACCAACCAGGTAACGGTGGCCGCCGATGGCTCATCTCGACAAGGCTTGGTTATCAGCAATAACGCTATTGACTGGAGTGGATCACCTACGCAGGCCGCGCAAAATGGCTGGTGGCTCGATCTTCGCAAGAGCGAGGGCGAAATGGTGGTAGAGAACATGTCGCAACTGGGCCGCACGGTTTTCTTCCAGACCCTGATCCCCAATGACGACCCATGCGGTGACGGCGCGACCAACTGGACCTTCGCCATCAACCCGTTTACAGGCGGCAGAACGCCTCACAACGCTTTCGACTACACCCCGACATCCGATGTAGGCACCAACAACATCTCGGCTATTCGTCAGGACGGTGAAGGTGGTGGCACGCTGTCGCAGAACTCTGACAACTCGTTCCAGTACTGCACCGGGCAGGAATGCACCAATATCTATCCGGACCCATCCAGCATTGGACGTCAAAGCTGGCGCCGAGTCGGGCTTGAGTGA
- a CDS encoding FKBP-type peptidyl-prolyl cis-trans isomerase, with translation MTDVRIGPDREVTLHFALKLENGDVVDSTFDKQPATFKVGDGNLLPGFEQALYGFKAGDKRSVQVQPEQGFGQPNPQNVQIMSRSQFEGMELSEGLLVIFNDAANAELPGVVKAFDDKQVTIDFNHPLAGKTLQFDVEIIGVKAL, from the coding sequence ATGACAGACGTACGCATCGGTCCGGACAGGGAAGTGACCCTGCACTTCGCCCTCAAGCTGGAAAACGGCGATGTGGTCGACAGCACGTTCGACAAGCAACCGGCCACCTTCAAGGTCGGCGACGGCAACCTGCTGCCTGGTTTCGAACAGGCGCTTTACGGCTTCAAGGCCGGCGACAAACGCAGCGTGCAGGTACAGCCGGAGCAGGGTTTCGGCCAGCCGAACCCGCAGAACGTGCAGATCATGTCGCGCAGCCAGTTCGAGGGCATGGAGCTTTCCGAAGGGCTGCTGGTGATCTTCAACGACGCTGCCAATGCCGAGCTGCCGGGCGTGGTCAAGGCATTCGATGACAAGCAGGTCACCATCGACTTCAACCACCCGCTGGCCGGCAAGACGCTGCAGTTCGACGTGGAAATCATCGGGGTCAAGGCGCTCTAA
- a CDS encoding type IV pilin protein: MKPAQTGFTLIEVMIVVVVIAILASIAYPSYTEYVQRANRSEGQALLADASARQERYFAQNNVYVTSNSDLGKLGLGGNTSETGKYTLSVASASGDGGYTLTATNTFNDTKCGNLTLNAMGEKGVTASGASVSNCWK, from the coding sequence ATGAAACCTGCTCAAACCGGCTTCACCCTGATTGAAGTCATGATAGTGGTCGTGGTCATAGCCATTCTGGCCTCGATCGCCTACCCGAGCTATACGGAGTACGTGCAACGAGCAAACCGAAGCGAAGGCCAGGCTCTGCTGGCCGACGCTTCGGCTCGCCAGGAACGCTACTTTGCGCAAAATAATGTCTATGTCACCAGCAATAGCGACTTGGGCAAACTGGGGCTCGGCGGAAACACCTCCGAAACGGGCAAGTACACGCTTTCCGTCGCCAGCGCAAGTGGGGACGGCGGTTATACGTTGACGGCCACCAATACGTTCAACGATACAAAGTGCGGTAACTTGACACTCAACGCCATGGGTGAAAAAGGTGTTACCGCTTCTGGCGCTTCCGTAAGTAACTGCTGGAAATAG
- the lspA gene encoding signal peptidase II: MPETSRFGHLPWLLLSALILIVDRVTKDIFESGLSMYQRIEVIPGYFDWTLAYNTGAAFSFLADADGWQRWFFAAIAIVVSVVLVVWLKRLKRHETLLAVALAMVLGGALGNLYDRVVLGHVVDFILVHWQSRWFFPAFNLADTFITIGAILLALDMFKSDKSAKEAAQ, encoded by the coding sequence ATGCCTGAGACCTCGCGTTTCGGACATCTGCCCTGGCTGCTGCTGAGCGCGCTGATCCTGATCGTCGATCGGGTGACCAAGGACATCTTCGAGAGCGGCCTGAGCATGTATCAGCGCATCGAAGTCATTCCGGGTTACTTCGACTGGACCCTGGCCTACAACACCGGTGCTGCGTTCAGCTTCCTGGCCGATGCAGACGGCTGGCAGCGCTGGTTCTTCGCGGCCATCGCCATTGTCGTCAGCGTCGTGCTGGTGGTCTGGCTCAAGCGTCTCAAGCGCCACGAAACGCTGCTGGCCGTGGCCCTGGCCATGGTCCTCGGTGGTGCGCTGGGCAATCTTTATGACCGCGTGGTGCTCGGCCACGTGGTCGACTTCATTCTGGTGCACTGGCAGAGCCGCTGGTTCTTCCCGGCTTTCAACCTGGCCGACACCTTCATCACCATCGGTGCCATTCTGCTGGCACTGGATATGTTCAAGAGCGACAAGTCCGCGAAGGAGGCTGCGCAATGA
- a CDS encoding PilX N-terminal domain-containing pilus assembly protein, whose protein sequence is MRAITYQKQRGAVLFIALIMLLVLTLLAINSMRGVTLETRITANRAQETKLINVADAALREAEFRYYGPGNIRDKLEPKAANCSTNNTLNVNGINKPCLLAIQNSNLLDFVNNPKEANEDYLGDSSSGGLLWMPYRGTDAQASTQASAQTDAHWNSIRAGEAGNAAVNAEYGMVAEGQGTYFYMNNGKAGEVLFLQSTNANIYLGINN, encoded by the coding sequence ATGAGAGCCATCACCTATCAAAAACAAAGAGGTGCAGTTCTGTTCATCGCCCTCATCATGCTGCTTGTACTGACATTACTTGCGATCAACAGCATGCGCGGGGTGACCCTGGAAACACGCATCACTGCCAATCGCGCTCAGGAGACAAAACTTATCAACGTCGCCGACGCCGCTTTGCGTGAGGCCGAGTTTCGTTACTACGGGCCGGGTAATATTCGCGACAAACTAGAACCAAAAGCCGCCAACTGCAGTACGAACAACACACTGAACGTCAATGGCATCAATAAACCATGCCTTCTTGCCATACAAAACAGCAACCTCCTCGACTTCGTTAACAACCCGAAAGAGGCAAATGAAGACTACCTCGGCGACAGCTCATCAGGGGGCCTGCTCTGGATGCCTTATCGCGGAACCGACGCTCAAGCAAGCACACAGGCGAGCGCCCAAACAGACGCCCACTGGAACAGCATACGAGCAGGCGAAGCAGGTAACGCGGCAGTCAATGCCGAATACGGGATGGTTGCCGAAGGCCAGGGCACCTATTTCTACATGAACAATGGCAAGGCTGGAGAGGTTTTGTTCCTGCAGTCTACGAACGCCAACATCTACCTTGGTATCAACAACTGA